TTACCTACTGGTGGTATTCGTGGTGGTGTATAGCGTCTTTCCCTTTTACTGGGCGGTGATCTCCAGCTTCAAGCCCTCCGACGCCCTTTTTGCCAGCGATCCCAACTTTTTGCCGCTGCCCTTTACCCTGGACCATTACAAGAACGTGTTTCTCCAGGCCAACTTTGGCCGCAACCTGCTGAACTCCGTGGTGGTCGCCGGCGGGGCCACCCTCCTTTCTCTGGTCCTTGGGGTGCTGGGCGCTTACGCTTTGGGTAGGTTGCCCTTCCCTCCCAGGAATGCTGTGCTCTACCTGGTTCTGGCTATGACCATGTTCCCCCAGATCTCGGTCTTGGGAGGGCTTTTCATGCTGCTCCGCCAGGCGGGCTTGTTCAACACCCATATGGGCCTTATCCTCAGCTACCTTCTTTTCACCCTCCCTTTTACCGTCTGGGTCCTGGTAGGTTACTTCAAAGGTTTACCCCGGGAGCTGGAGGAGGCGGCCTACGTGGACGGGGCCACCCCTTTGCAGACCCTGGTGCGCATCATGCTGCCCCTTACGGGTCCGGGTTTGGTGACCACGGGGCTTCTGGCCTTCATCGCT
Above is a genomic segment from Thermus albus containing:
- a CDS encoding carbohydrate ABC transporter permease, which encodes MRTWLRLGNRLLFYLLVVFVVVYSVFPFYWAVISSFKPSDALFASDPNFLPLPFTLDHYKNVFLQANFGRNLLNSVVVAGGATLLSLVLGVLGAYALGRLPFPPRNAVLYLVLAMTMFPQISVLGGLFMLLRQAGLFNTHMGLILSYLLFTLPFTVWVLVGYFKGLPRELEEAAYVDGATPLQTLVRIMLPLTGPGLVTTGLLAFIAAWNEYLFALTFTVGDKVKTVPPAIASFGGATPFEIPWGSIMAASVVVTVPLVVLVLIFQQRIVAGLTAGAVKG